From the genome of Pseudocalidococcus azoricus BACA0444, one region includes:
- a CDS encoding DUF2442 domain-containing protein, protein MTSLMIESLLLPTIQQVTIKDDTLSVDVSDGRTISVPLAWYPRLLHGSVAERNEYRLIVQGSGIHWSQLDEDINIKNLILGQPSGESQKSFQAWLKHRSTAV, encoded by the coding sequence ATGACTTCTTTAATGATTGAATCTCTTCTACTCCCGACAATCCAGCAAGTTACCATTAAAGATGATACTTTGTCCGTGGATGTATCTGATGGTCGGACAATATCTGTACCCCTGGCCTGGTATCCGCGCTTGCTGCATGGTTCGGTGGCAGAACGCAATGAGTATCGCCTAATTGTCCAGGGAAGCGGAATTCATTGGAGTCAGCTTGATGAGGACATTAATATCAAAAATTTGATTTTGGGGCAACCGTCAGGAGAAAGTCAAAAGTCATTTCAAGCGTGGTTAAAGCACCGGTCAACAGCAGTCTAA
- the atpH gene encoding ATP synthase F1 subunit delta: MASPVSAAITEPYAEALLSLAQTQGLVSRFSEDTSLFLELLASSLELRSFISNPLTKGEAKKAVIRQLLNDKVHSYFLNFLLLLVDRRRIFVAQEIAEQYQALVRKLQNIVLAEVTTTVELTEAQREAVVHKVKAISGASQVELACHLDPSLIGGVIVKVGSQVLDASLRGQLRRLSNSLLAAS, encoded by the coding sequence ATGGCATCCCCTGTCAGTGCAGCAATCACAGAACCCTACGCCGAGGCCCTTCTTTCCCTCGCTCAAACCCAGGGACTTGTTTCCCGCTTTAGTGAAGACACGAGTTTATTTCTAGAATTATTAGCCAGTTCCCTAGAGTTACGCAGCTTCATCAGCAATCCCCTCACAAAGGGCGAGGCCAAGAAAGCCGTGATTCGCCAGCTCTTGAACGATAAAGTCCACAGCTATTTCCTTAACTTTCTCCTCTTGCTTGTGGATCGACGACGTATCTTTGTGGCCCAAGAGATCGCTGAACAATACCAAGCCCTCGTGCGGAAGCTGCAAAATATTGTTCTTGCTGAAGTCACAACCACTGTCGAACTCACTGAAGCTCAGCGGGAGGCCGTGGTTCATAAAGTCAAAGCCATCTCCGGAGCTAGCCAAGTGGAATTAGCCTGTCACCTTGATCCGAGCCTGATTGGAGGGGTGATTGTCAAAGTGGGTTCCCAAGTCTTAGACGCGAGCTTACGAGGTCAACTGCGCCGCTTAAGTAACTCCCTTTTAGCTGCCAGCTAA
- a CDS encoding F0F1 ATP synthase subunit B' codes for MFDFDATLPLMAAQFLLLTVILNFVFYKPLTQALDERNDYVRTNLTEAKQRAEKANQLAAQYEQELAETRRQSQALIAEAQAEATKIAAQEIAAAQQEVQAQLLQTQQELDQQKQAALNTLEAQVSGLSRQLLTKLLGAELVG; via the coding sequence ATGTTTGATTTTGATGCAACCTTGCCCCTGATGGCAGCGCAGTTCTTACTATTAACGGTGATCCTCAACTTTGTTTTCTACAAGCCCCTGACCCAGGCCCTGGATGAGCGCAACGACTATGTGCGTACCAACCTCACGGAGGCTAAACAACGGGCTGAAAAAGCCAATCAACTGGCCGCCCAATATGAACAAGAATTGGCTGAAACTCGCCGTCAATCCCAGGCCCTGATTGCTGAAGCCCAAGCGGAAGCAACCAAAATAGCCGCCCAGGAAATTGCCGCTGCTCAACAGGAGGTGCAAGCTCAACTGCTCCAAACTCAACAGGAACTGGATCAGCAAAAGCAAGCAGCCTTGAATACCTTAGAAGCGCAAGTATCAGGTCTCAGTCGGCAGCTCCTCACCAAGCTGTTGGGTGCAGAATTAGTCGGCTAA
- the rpaB gene encoding response regulator transcription factor RpaB — MENHKEKILVVDDEASIRRILETRLSMIGYQVVTAADGEEALVTFRDEFPDLVVLDVMMPKLDGYGVCQELRKESDVPIIMLTALGDVADRITGLELGADDYVVKPFSPKELEARIRSVLRRVEKTTTSGIPSSGVIQINAIRVDTNRRQVYKGDERIRLTGMEFSLLELLVSRSGEAFSRSEILQEVWGYTPERHVDTRVVDVHISRLRAKLEEDPSNPELILTARGTGYLFQRIIEPGEVATAKV, encoded by the coding sequence TTGGAGAATCACAAAGAAAAGATCCTTGTGGTTGATGATGAAGCCAGTATTCGGCGCATTTTAGAAACCCGACTCTCAATGATTGGCTATCAGGTCGTTACCGCTGCTGATGGGGAAGAAGCCTTAGTCACCTTTCGGGACGAGTTTCCAGATTTAGTTGTCCTTGATGTGATGATGCCTAAGCTGGATGGCTATGGGGTCTGTCAGGAGCTACGGAAGGAATCCGATGTCCCAATCATTATGCTGACTGCTCTGGGGGATGTGGCCGACCGGATCACTGGCCTGGAATTGGGGGCCGATGATTATGTGGTCAAGCCATTTTCCCCCAAAGAACTCGAAGCCCGGATTCGCTCTGTCCTGCGCCGGGTAGAAAAAACCACCACCTCAGGCATACCCAGTTCTGGTGTGATCCAAATTAACGCCATTCGGGTGGATACCAATCGCCGCCAAGTCTATAAGGGGGATGAGCGGATTCGCTTGACGGGGATGGAATTTAGTCTCTTAGAATTGTTGGTCAGTCGGTCTGGAGAAGCGTTTTCCCGCTCTGAAATTCTTCAGGAAGTTTGGGGCTACACACCGGAGCGTCATGTGGATACCCGCGTTGTGGATGTCCATATTTCTCGACTAAGGGCTAAATTAGAGGAGGATCCCAGCAACCCGGAACTGATTCTAACGGCCCGCGGTACGGGATATTTGTTTCAACGGATCATAGAACCAGGTGAAGTTGCTACAGCTAAAGTCTAG
- a CDS encoding DUF565 domain-containing protein, whose translation MQNTRLTTLLNRTGDNIQQQLRNPWRRLALMIIALLFGIYLGAALASTAGQVGYIDIVASALVAIASEILSAIFYGNRWNFQKTILGETLNALKVGVLYGLFLIAFLLGS comes from the coding sequence ATGCAGAACACCCGTCTGACTACCCTACTCAATCGTACTGGGGATAATATCCAGCAACAACTCCGCAATCCCTGGCGGCGGTTAGCCCTGATGATTATTGCCCTCCTCTTTGGCATCTACTTAGGGGCCGCCTTAGCCTCAACCGCTGGACAAGTGGGCTACATTGACATCGTGGCCTCGGCCCTTGTGGCCATTGCCTCGGAAATCCTCAGTGCCATTTTCTATGGAAATCGTTGGAACTTCCAAAAAACAATCTTGGGGGAGACCCTCAATGCCCTCAAAGTCGGAGTTCTCTATGGTCTGTTCCTGATCGCCTTCCTCTTGGGTAGCTAA
- the atpB gene encoding F0F1 ATP synthase subunit A: protein MMPSVYFPDWMILPLAKIEVGQHFYWHIGNLKVHGQVFITTWIVSLILIVAAVLATRNIQRIPQGVQNLMEYALDFVRDLTKGQIGEADYRGWVPFIGTLFLFIFVSNWSGALVPWKLLELPEGELAAPTNDINTTVALALLVSLAYFYAGLRKRGLGYFRRYIEPTPVLLPIAILEDFTKPLSLSFRLFGNILADELVVGVLVLLVPLFVPLPVMLLGLFTSAIQAIVFATLAATYIGEAMEGHGEEHEEAH, encoded by the coding sequence ATGATGCCTTCTGTGTATTTTCCAGATTGGATGATACTCCCCCTGGCCAAAATTGAGGTCGGGCAACATTTTTACTGGCACATTGGCAATCTCAAAGTGCATGGGCAAGTGTTCATCACCACCTGGATTGTTAGTCTCATCCTGATTGTGGCTGCCGTTTTAGCAACCCGGAATATTCAACGGATTCCCCAAGGTGTGCAAAACCTGATGGAATATGCCTTAGACTTTGTCCGAGATTTAACCAAAGGGCAAATTGGTGAGGCAGATTATCGGGGTTGGGTTCCCTTTATTGGGACGCTCTTTCTATTCATCTTTGTTTCTAACTGGTCTGGGGCCCTCGTACCTTGGAAACTGTTAGAGCTACCGGAAGGAGAACTGGCTGCACCGACTAACGACATTAATACCACTGTGGCCTTGGCCCTGTTGGTCTCTTTAGCCTACTTTTATGCAGGACTGCGGAAACGGGGCCTGGGCTATTTCCGTAGGTATATTGAACCAACCCCAGTGTTATTGCCCATTGCCATTTTGGAGGATTTCACCAAGCCCCTCTCCCTCAGCTTCCGTCTTTTTGGGAATATTCTCGCCGACGAGTTGGTTGTGGGAGTCTTAGTACTGCTTGTGCCCCTGTTTGTTCCCTTGCCGGTGATGCTCCTGGGGTTGTTTACCAGTGCTATCCAGGCCATTGTCTTTGCCACCCTTGCCGCTACCTATATTGGGGAAGCAATGGAAGGTCATGGTGAAGAGCATGAGGAAGCCCACTAG
- the atpE gene encoding ATP synthase F0 subunit C: protein MDPLVASASVLAAALAIGLAAIGPGIGQGNASGSAVEGIARQPEAEGKIRGTLLLTLAFMESLTIYGLVIALVLLFANPFVS, encoded by the coding sequence ATGGATCCCTTAGTTGCATCTGCATCGGTATTGGCGGCGGCTTTAGCAATTGGCCTGGCTGCAATCGGGCCTGGTATTGGCCAAGGTAATGCATCGGGTTCGGCCGTAGAAGGGATTGCCCGCCAACCAGAAGCAGAAGGCAAAATTCGCGGCACTTTGTTGTTAACCCTCGCCTTCATGGAATCTTTGACCATCTATGGCCTGGTTATTGCCCTTGTGCTGTTGTTTGCCAACCCTTTTGTGTCCTAA
- a CDS encoding F0F1 ATP synthase subunit B produces MDAVWILATEEAGHFGLNFNLFETNIINLAIVIGILVYFGKGVLGKILGDRQAAIATEVKEAEERKQTAAARLADEQQKLAQAQEEAKRIISEAEVRAKQAREQILAQAQVEIERLKATAGQDTLAQEERVSLEVRQRIAELALEQVEAELAHRIAPNQSAQQQLIDRSLALLGGN; encoded by the coding sequence GTGGACGCAGTGTGGATTTTGGCAACGGAAGAAGCGGGTCACTTTGGCTTGAACTTCAACCTGTTTGAAACAAACATTATTAACCTAGCCATTGTCATTGGCATTCTGGTTTACTTTGGCAAAGGGGTCTTGGGCAAAATCCTTGGAGATCGCCAGGCCGCCATTGCCACTGAGGTGAAAGAAGCTGAGGAGCGAAAACAAACCGCCGCCGCCCGCTTGGCCGATGAACAACAAAAATTAGCCCAGGCCCAAGAAGAAGCCAAACGGATCATCAGTGAAGCGGAAGTCCGAGCCAAACAGGCCAGAGAGCAAATTTTGGCCCAGGCCCAGGTTGAAATTGAACGACTGAAAGCCACCGCCGGACAAGACACACTGGCCCAAGAAGAACGGGTGAGTTTAGAAGTTCGTCAGCGGATTGCCGAGTTAGCCCTTGAACAGGTGGAAGCGGAACTGGCCCACCGCATTGCCCCGAATCAGTCGGCCCAACAGCAATTGATTGATCGGAGCTTGGCTCTACTAGGAGGTAACTAA
- the cutA gene encoding divalent-cation tolerance protein CutA, translating to MTNFGVVYVTASSQAEAEMIADALVRDGLAACVSLFPIQSVYIWQQEICRESEWQLLVKTRQEQYPAIEAKVKILHSYTTPEIIFLPIVTGCPTYLEWMHTQTASSQP from the coding sequence ATGACTAACTTTGGTGTTGTTTATGTCACTGCCAGTTCCCAGGCCGAAGCGGAAATGATTGCCGATGCCTTAGTCAGGGATGGATTGGCGGCCTGTGTTAGTCTCTTCCCAATTCAGTCTGTCTATATCTGGCAACAGGAAATTTGTCGAGAATCAGAATGGCAATTACTGGTTAAGACACGGCAAGAACAATATCCCGCCATTGAAGCCAAGGTTAAAATCCTCCACTCTTATACCACCCCAGAAATTATTTTTCTACCCATTGTCACCGGTTGCCCGACCTATTTAGAGTGGATGCACACCCAAACTGCTTCATCTCAACCCTAA
- the radA gene encoding DNA repair protein RadA gives MPRPRTQFICRECGAEYAQYFGRCSSCEQWNTLDEQILPSVTRTPGTSSKSRKASPSQALSLDQITDTPEFRFSSGFAELDRVLGGGVVPGSLVLVGGDPGIGKSTLLLQAAFHWQQQYPVLYVCAEESGQQVKLRAKRLGTTPSQQLLLLPENDAEVILTELEQIQPTVAVIDSIQAIYLPSLTAAPGSISQVRECTAALMRLAKKQNISLFIVGHVTKEGAIAGPKVLEHLVDTVLYFEGERFASHRLLRAVKNRFGASQEIGVFRMVEQGLEEVSNPSALFLGEADATPGTATIVACEGTRPLVVELQSLVSPTSYPSPRRSTTGIEYNRFLQILAVLEKRLGIPLSKLDAYVSSSGGLVVAEPAADLGIAVAVVASFRDRLVTAQTVLIGEVGLGGQVRSVSQLEIRLKEALKLGFKRAIIPKSQALEFPGLEVIPVARVADALVAGLSSQEDQ, from the coding sequence ATGCCCAGGCCCCGCACCCAATTTATTTGCCGTGAATGTGGAGCCGAGTATGCCCAATATTTTGGCCGCTGTAGCAGTTGTGAGCAGTGGAATACCCTAGACGAGCAAATACTCCCGAGCGTGACCCGCACTCCCGGAACCAGCAGTAAGTCCCGCAAAGCCAGTCCATCCCAGGCCCTGAGCTTAGACCAAATCACCGATACCCCCGAATTTCGCTTTAGTTCTGGTTTTGCGGAATTGGATCGGGTCTTGGGGGGTGGGGTTGTGCCGGGTTCCTTAGTCCTGGTTGGGGGTGATCCGGGCATTGGGAAATCCACTCTTCTCCTCCAGGCCGCGTTTCATTGGCAGCAGCAATATCCGGTGTTATACGTTTGTGCGGAAGAGTCGGGGCAACAGGTCAAGTTACGGGCCAAACGCCTGGGAACAACCCCTAGTCAGCAACTTTTACTATTACCGGAAAATGATGCCGAAGTAATTTTGACCGAGTTGGAGCAGATTCAGCCTACGGTGGCGGTGATTGACAGTATCCAGGCCATTTATTTGCCATCCTTAACGGCGGCTCCCGGCTCGATTTCTCAGGTGCGTGAATGTACGGCGGCATTGATGCGATTGGCCAAAAAGCAAAATATCAGCTTGTTTATTGTGGGTCATGTCACCAAAGAAGGGGCGATTGCTGGGCCGAAAGTCTTGGAGCATTTAGTAGATACGGTTTTATATTTTGAAGGGGAACGGTTTGCCAGTCATCGGCTCTTGCGGGCAGTCAAAAATCGCTTTGGGGCCAGTCAGGAAATTGGCGTGTTTCGGATGGTGGAGCAGGGTTTAGAAGAAGTCAGTAATCCCTCGGCCTTATTTTTAGGGGAAGCCGATGCCACACCGGGAACTGCAACCATCGTCGCCTGCGAAGGAACTCGTCCCTTAGTCGTGGAATTACAAAGCCTGGTTAGCCCCACCAGTTACCCTTCCCCCAGACGCTCAACCACGGGCATCGAATACAATCGGTTTTTACAAATTTTAGCTGTACTGGAAAAACGCTTGGGGATTCCTCTTTCTAAGCTAGATGCCTATGTCTCCTCTTCGGGGGGCTTGGTGGTGGCCGAACCAGCGGCAGATTTAGGCATTGCGGTGGCCGTGGTGGCCAGTTTTCGGGATCGCTTAGTCACGGCTCAGACTGTTTTGATTGGGGAAGTGGGTTTAGGCGGGCAAGTACGCTCTGTTTCCCAGTTAGAAATTCGGTTGAAAGAAGCACTCAAATTGGGATTCAAACGGGCAATTATTCCGAAATCTCAAGCCTTAGAGTTCCCTGGCCTGGAGGTGATTCCTGTTGCCAGAGTTGCAGATGCCTTAGTCGCTGGCCTGAGCAGCCAAGAAGATCAATAG
- a CDS encoding ATP synthase subunit I, whose protein sequence is MSDPTPNPEENSPIANFAALDSPREDISGSDSMQEFYQLRQELLLTSVVLMLIVFPAVWFFYSFNTALNYIVGAITALIYLRLLANNVEQLGRGKTKVGKSQLLVLVVVLVIATRWQQLHILPVFLGFLTYKAAILVYMFRTVILPPQTGQ, encoded by the coding sequence GTGTCTGACCCTACACCTAACCCGGAAGAAAACTCCCCAATTGCGAATTTTGCAGCCTTGGACAGTCCCCGAGAGGATATTTCCGGCTCAGATTCCATGCAAGAGTTTTATCAACTCCGTCAGGAATTGCTGTTGACCAGTGTAGTTCTGATGTTGATTGTCTTTCCCGCGGTCTGGTTCTTTTACTCGTTCAATACGGCACTTAATTATATTGTTGGGGCAATTACAGCGTTAATTTACTTGCGACTGTTAGCAAACAATGTTGAGCAATTGGGACGAGGCAAAACTAAGGTGGGAAAGAGTCAGTTACTTGTCCTTGTTGTAGTGCTTGTCATTGCAACTCGTTGGCAACAACTCCACATTCTGCCTGTATTTCTGGGGTTTCTGACCTATAAAGCAGCCATTTTGGTCTATATGTTTCGGACAGTCATTTTGCCGCCGCAGACAGGCCAATGA
- the atpA gene encoding F0F1 ATP synthase subunit alpha has product MVSIRPDEISSIIRQQIEQYDQAIKVDNVGTVLQVGDGIARVYGLDKAMSSELLEFEDGTVGIALNLEEDNVGVVLMGEGLDIEEGSTVRSTGKIAAVPVGEAVIGRVVDALVRPIDGKGDIVSSETRLLESAAPGIIQRKSVYEPMQTGITAIDAMIPVGRGQRELIIGDRQTGKTAVAIDTILNQKGQDVICVYVAIGQKASTVAQVVEVFRERGALDYTIIVAANASDPAALQYLAPYTGATLAEYFMYKGKHTLVVYDDLSKQAQAYRQMSLLLRRPPGREAYPGDVFYLHSRLLERAAKLSPELGEGSMTALPIVETQAGDVSAYIPTNVISITDGQIFLSTDLFNAGLRPAINAGISVSRVGSAAQIKAMKQVAGKLKLDLAQFDELQAFAQFASDLDKATQNQLARGQRLRELLKQPQYSPIPVEEQVAIIYAGSNGYLDEIAVEQVVKFVAGFREYLSSSKPQYGEAVRSSKKLDETAESLLKEALIEYQKTFAAVA; this is encoded by the coding sequence ATGGTAAGTATCCGACCCGATGAAATTAGTAGCATTATTCGTCAGCAAATCGAACAGTACGACCAGGCCATCAAGGTAGATAATGTCGGGACTGTCCTGCAAGTCGGTGACGGGATTGCCCGGGTCTATGGGTTAGACAAAGCCATGTCCTCGGAACTCCTGGAATTTGAAGATGGGACTGTCGGTATCGCCCTCAACCTCGAAGAAGATAATGTCGGCGTGGTGCTCATGGGTGAGGGCCTGGATATTGAAGAAGGTAGTACCGTTCGCTCCACCGGGAAAATTGCCGCTGTGCCCGTGGGAGAAGCTGTGATTGGTCGGGTTGTGGATGCCCTTGTGCGCCCCATTGACGGCAAAGGCGATATTGTCAGCAGCGAAACCCGTTTATTGGAATCAGCCGCGCCGGGGATTATTCAACGGAAGTCTGTCTATGAGCCGATGCAAACCGGGATTACTGCGATTGATGCCATGATCCCGGTCGGTCGCGGCCAACGGGAGTTAATTATTGGTGACCGTCAAACCGGTAAAACTGCCGTTGCCATTGACACCATCCTGAATCAAAAAGGCCAGGATGTCATTTGTGTTTATGTCGCCATTGGGCAAAAAGCCTCTACGGTAGCCCAAGTTGTCGAAGTTTTCCGGGAACGGGGTGCGCTCGATTACACGATCATCGTTGCCGCTAACGCGAGTGATCCCGCCGCCTTGCAGTATCTTGCGCCTTATACCGGGGCGACCTTGGCTGAGTACTTCATGTACAAGGGCAAACACACCTTAGTCGTCTATGATGACCTCTCTAAGCAAGCCCAGGCCTATCGGCAAATGTCCCTACTCTTGCGGCGGCCACCGGGGCGGGAAGCCTATCCAGGGGATGTATTCTACCTCCACTCGCGCTTATTAGAGCGGGCCGCCAAGCTCAGTCCGGAATTGGGTGAAGGGAGCATGACCGCCTTGCCGATTGTGGAAACCCAGGCCGGGGACGTATCCGCTTACATTCCCACCAACGTGATTTCGATTACGGACGGGCAAATCTTCTTGTCAACGGACTTATTCAACGCTGGTTTACGGCCTGCGATTAACGCCGGGATTTCTGTGTCTCGGGTCGGTTCAGCGGCGCAAATCAAAGCGATGAAACAGGTGGCTGGGAAACTCAAACTTGACTTGGCTCAGTTTGACGAACTCCAGGCCTTTGCCCAGTTTGCCTCTGACTTGGATAAAGCGACCCAAAATCAACTGGCTCGGGGGCAACGCTTACGGGAACTCCTCAAACAACCCCAATACTCACCCATTCCAGTGGAAGAGCAGGTGGCGATCATCTATGCCGGAAGCAATGGCTACTTGGATGAGATTGCCGTAGAGCAAGTGGTGAAATTTGTCGCTGGCTTCCGGGAATACCTCAGCAGCAGCAAGCCCCAATACGGCGAAGCAGTTCGCAGCAGCAAAAAACTGGATGAAACAGCCGAGTCTCTCCTCAAAGAAGCCCTGATTGAGTACCAGAAAACCTTTGCTGCGGTTGCCTAA
- a CDS encoding D-alanyl-D-alanine carboxypeptidase/D-alanyl-D-alanine-endopeptidase, producing the protein MWELLAATNLLWEMQTGQPPLTLPQPQALVTQSDPQLQAQTQAYLKNLASLGFSPQTQGIWLQAGRELLVNHNGEKPLSAASVTKVATSLVVLEQLGTDYRFTTQLAATGPIQNGVLRGDLVVIGGGDPLLVWEEGAAIGHQLNQLGIREVQGNLVVVGPLMMNFETDPLTAGVYLRQAMDTRQLPDYVRQQAQAEKLTIPAAQVRIQGTVIPQTQASPTAKRLFAHQSLPLIEIVRQMNIYSNNDIAEALAGVVGGGPRVAKRAIELANLTPTDIQLINGSGLGDENRVSPRAACGMLDRLQAWLVPQNYNLADVLPMAGRDKGTVEYRQLPKATLIKTGTLWNVSALVGVVPTRKFGPVCFAIVNNSTVDHVWSFREQQDQFVQALSRTLGTPTPLPPPFLSKSTYPKIGDLNRNLDPAPRS; encoded by the coding sequence ATGTGGGAACTTTTAGCAGCAACTAATCTACTCTGGGAAATGCAAACTGGGCAACCCCCTCTGACTCTTCCCCAACCCCAGGCCCTGGTGACGCAATCCGATCCCCAACTCCAAGCCCAAACCCAGGCCTATCTGAAAAATTTGGCATCCTTAGGTTTTTCGCCCCAGACTCAGGGGATTTGGCTCCAGGCCGGGCGGGAATTATTGGTCAATCACAATGGTGAAAAACCCCTGTCGGCCGCATCCGTGACTAAGGTGGCCACCAGTTTAGTTGTCTTGGAGCAATTAGGGACAGATTATCGGTTTACAACCCAACTGGCAGCAACGGGGCCAATTCAGAATGGGGTTTTGCGCGGCGACTTGGTGGTGATCGGCGGAGGTGATCCGCTGCTGGTCTGGGAAGAGGGGGCGGCCATTGGGCATCAGTTGAATCAGTTGGGTATTCGAGAGGTGCAGGGAAATCTGGTGGTGGTTGGCCCCTTGATGATGAATTTTGAGACGGATCCCCTCACCGCTGGGGTTTATCTCCGCCAAGCAATGGACACCCGCCAACTGCCCGACTATGTGCGCCAACAGGCCCAGGCCGAGAAATTAACCATCCCCGCGGCGCAAGTTCGTATTCAAGGCACCGTCATCCCTCAGACCCAGGCCTCACCGACAGCGAAACGCCTGTTTGCCCATCAATCTCTCCCCTTGATTGAAATTGTCCGACAGATGAATATTTACAGCAATAACGACATTGCCGAGGCTCTCGCTGGGGTTGTGGGGGGTGGGCCCAGGGTGGCCAAACGGGCCATTGAGTTAGCTAATTTAACCCCGACCGATATTCAACTCATTAACGGCTCTGGCCTGGGGGATGAAAATCGGGTTTCACCGCGGGCGGCCTGTGGAATGTTAGACCGGCTCCAGGCCTGGTTAGTCCCCCAAAACTATAACCTGGCGGATGTATTACCGATGGCAGGCCGGGATAAAGGCACGGTGGAATATCGGCAACTCCCCAAAGCAACCTTGATCAAAACTGGAACTCTCTGGAATGTCAGTGCATTAGTTGGGGTTGTTCCCACTCGTAAATTTGGCCCCGTTTGTTTTGCAATTGTTAATAACTCAACCGTGGATCATGTTTGGAGCTTTCGGGAGCAACAGGATCAGTTTGTCCAGGCCTTGAGTCGTACCTTGGGAACGCCAACCCCCTTACCCCCGCCCTTTCTTAGTAAATCTACTTATCCCAAAATTGGAGACTTAAATCGGAACCTTGACCCTGCCCCCCGCTCCTAA
- a CDS encoding DUF4160 domain-containing protein: MPTLLRVGPYRFFCYVGDYNEPPHIHIEPDADEAKFWLDPIRLQSNRRFSRTEISRIQKLIQENQAQLLAGWNDFFND; this comes from the coding sequence ATGCCCACGCTGTTAAGGGTTGGCCCCTATCGTTTTTTCTGCTATGTGGGCGATTATAATGAGCCACCTCATATCCACATCGAGCCTGATGCGGATGAAGCTAAGTTCTGGCTTGACCCGATTCGTTTGCAAAGTAATAGGCGATTTAGTCGCACAGAAATAAGTCGTATTCAAAAACTAATCCAAGAAAACCAAGCGCAACTTTTGGCAGGCTGGAATGACTTCTTTAATGATTGA